Proteins co-encoded in one Chitinophagales bacterium genomic window:
- a CDS encoding DUF4856 domain-containing protein, which produces MIRYRFSSLLPLLLFGILMVFFFNSCVKEDGCTNVTALNYDPAADQDDGSCLYSLAIPMIYEFERGSSEGVIFEGGIGNTVFYEVASIRHLLINDLDIIIEGLGNSEAVSIEVNELLDYYNTKGLQNSILTPINGFLPLQNTFVEISTSTNLADNINNDFGAADSVVNWLNTIAVNSQDLSKLGTNAVFTQKDGLDLKELLNKTLLGSVLYNNAVKQIAASINSSSSELVGNTNYTAREHAWDLVMGYFGAARNYSLCSDAELASSSFDGKEIADEEGNVDGFLDWTSEYSFAFSKMAAERDLSVPDRNFTAQIFSLLLEGRTAITNKNKVESDLTFEVAADSLESVLEQLVAANLVHYVNVTLQEMDKLGTANQNIIALSREWSAMLGFAQMLWYRNTSGDPPLTSETLQTILTSIGDAPNYAIAGSGEQAAYVSDLEQVKSLLQSVYGFSAIEVENW; this is translated from the coding sequence ATGATTAGATATCGATTTTCGAGTTTATTACCGCTTCTACTGTTTGGCATTTTGATGGTATTTTTTTTCAACTCATGTGTCAAGGAGGACGGCTGCACCAATGTCACTGCACTCAATTACGACCCTGCTGCCGACCAAGATGATGGCTCTTGCCTTTATAGTCTTGCGATTCCTATGATATATGAATTTGAGCGAGGAAGTAGCGAAGGAGTCATATTTGAAGGTGGAATAGGCAACACTGTTTTTTATGAAGTGGCCAGCATCAGGCATTTGTTAATCAACGATTTGGATATCATTATTGAAGGACTGGGTAATTCGGAGGCAGTAAGCATTGAAGTAAATGAATTGCTAGATTATTACAATACAAAGGGACTGCAAAATTCGATTTTGACTCCTATCAATGGCTTTTTACCTCTCCAAAATACCTTTGTAGAAATTTCTACTAGTACAAACTTGGCAGACAACATCAACAACGATTTTGGAGCGGCGGATTCGGTAGTGAATTGGCTGAATACCATTGCAGTTAATTCGCAAGATTTGTCCAAACTTGGCACAAATGCGGTTTTTACACAAAAGGATGGCTTGGACTTGAAGGAATTGCTGAACAAAACGCTATTGGGATCAGTGTTATACAACAATGCTGTAAAACAGATAGCCGCTTCAATCAATTCAAGCAGCAGTGAATTGGTTGGCAACACCAACTATACTGCCAGAGAACATGCATGGGATTTGGTGATGGGGTATTTTGGAGCAGCTCGCAATTATTCGCTTTGCAGTGATGCAGAATTGGCAAGTAGTAGTTTTGATGGTAAAGAAATTGCGGATGAAGAAGGGAATGTAGATGGTTTTTTGGATTGGACTTCGGAGTATTCTTTTGCTTTTTCAAAAATGGCTGCTGAGCGAGATTTGAGTGTGCCAGACAGGAATTTTACTGCACAAATTTTTTCCCTGTTGCTGGAGGGCAGAACGGCGATTACCAACAAAAACAAGGTTGAATCAGATTTGACATTTGAAGTAGCAGCCGATAGTTTAGAATCAGTTTTGGAGCAATTGGTTGCTGCCAATTTGGTGCATTATGTGAATGTGACTTTGCAGGAAATGGATAAATTGGGTACTGCAAATCAAAATATTATAGCCTTGAGTAGAGAATGGTCTGCAATGCTTGGATTTGCTCAGATGTTGTGGTATCGCAATACTTCGGGGGATCCGCCTTTGACAAGTGAAACCCTGCAAACAATTTTGACTTCAATAGGCGATGCGCCTAATTATGCCATTGCAGGAAGTGGTGAACAGGCGGCTTATGTTTCAGATTTAGAGCAGGTGAAAAGCTTGCTGCAAAGTGTCTATGGTTTTTCAGCTATTGAAGTAGAGAACTGGTAA
- a CDS encoding carboxypeptidase-like regulatory domain-containing protein, with amino-acid sequence MRYIFFFLFFFFMAASVYAQEELVITGLVLNTKTSEPIPFANIGIKGTAIGTVSNNQGSYELHLNKRYSIGDSLVVSCIGHASYSIALSSIRRPKEHIIYMRPKAYLLSSVTVRPQELSAEQIMELAIRRISINYVNKPYLLDGFYREYFKENGHYAAFAESEVSIYDAENYNFQDIKERETIKINQLRVSDIYNQGDYVLYIDLHYALRGNVMRNVAYWKKYINRAKYELESLTMDSISYYGNDFVYCISYEMYSKRKGSYDGRFYVRTRDFAILRAEINAHNRLRGKQMNGLPQKSRTVMTYKDHKGKLYLSYINASHDVTYKSKKEDYDLLFYSELLVNNIQTDNFKPILESEAMESKSIFYQPRYRTYDEDYWKTYHLFENSEANDSIISDLERYRPLEKQYMTNGKMKIKPHEATTQYEIPVNDRTYGIRRRLNTNER; translated from the coding sequence GTGAGATACATCTTCTTTTTTCTTTTCTTCTTTTTCATGGCCGCTTCTGTTTATGCCCAAGAAGAATTGGTCATTACAGGATTGGTATTAAATACCAAAACTTCCGAGCCGATTCCTTTTGCAAATATAGGAATCAAAGGAACAGCTATTGGCACAGTCTCTAATAATCAAGGATCTTACGAATTACATTTGAATAAACGGTATTCGATTGGAGATTCATTGGTAGTTTCTTGTATTGGTCATGCGTCATACAGTATTGCCCTTTCGAGCATCAGACGACCAAAAGAACACATTATTTATATGCGTCCCAAAGCATATCTACTTAGCTCTGTCACTGTACGCCCACAAGAATTATCTGCCGAACAAATCATGGAGCTTGCTATTCGGCGCATTTCTATCAATTATGTGAACAAACCCTATCTTTTGGATGGTTTTTATAGAGAATACTTCAAAGAAAACGGACATTATGCTGCTTTTGCAGAATCAGAAGTAAGCATTTACGATGCCGAAAACTACAATTTTCAAGACATCAAAGAACGAGAAACCATCAAAATCAATCAGTTGAGGGTAAGTGATATTTACAATCAGGGAGATTATGTGTTGTATATTGATTTACACTATGCACTGCGTGGCAATGTGATGCGAAACGTAGCTTATTGGAAAAAATACATCAACCGTGCAAAATATGAACTGGAATCGCTGACAATGGATAGTATCAGTTACTATGGCAATGACTTTGTATATTGCATTAGTTATGAGATGTATAGCAAACGGAAAGGAAGTTACGATGGACGTTTTTATGTGCGTACCCGTGATTTCGCCATTTTGCGTGCCGAAATCAATGCACACAATAGGCTGAGAGGCAAACAGATGAATGGTTTACCTCAAAAATCCAGAACAGTGATGACCTACAAAGACCACAAAGGGAAATTGTATTTGAGTTATATCAATGCGAGCCACGATGTTACCTACAAATCAAAAAAAGAGGATTATGACTTGCTTTTTTACTCCGAGTTGTTGGTAAATAATATTCAAACAGATAACTTTAAGCCGATTTTGGAGAGCGAGGCAATGGAAAGTAAAAGCATTTTTTACCAACCCCGCTACCGCACTTATGATGAAGATTATTGGAAAACCTACCATCTTTTTGAAAACTCAGAGGCAAATGATAGCATCATTTCCGACCTCGAACGCTATCGCCCGCTCGAAAAACAGTACATGACCAATGGCAAAATGAAGATAAAACCTCATGAAGCTACTACGCAATACGAAATTCCTGTCAATGATAGAACTTATGGCATACGAAGACGGTTAAATACGAATGAACGCTAA
- a CDS encoding endonuclease MutS2, with product MSQENRRRSTPTRLYPRELYTKLEFDKVLELLTEKCYSPLGKQLVQKIRIQNDAERIERLLAQVSDFKQLLMVEEKPFPSHNYLDLKKEIDLLRINNSVLNEEQLFRIFKVLQTVFEISLYFGREGDEKRERYPSLMAILQDLNFQKDLLHQIKNIIDENGKIRTDASKELLNIRRAIDSQYSDLQKKFNAVINEYKKNNWLADTIESVRNGRRVLAVKAEHKRKFRGIVHDESSTGSISYIEPDTTLQISNAIVELQQAEKREIYRILQELTEFIRTHTEDLEHHQKLLGVLDFIRAKGQLAWDMNAHQPQISNTKTIEIYNARHPLLYLKNKVAKKETVPLNFELSLANRILVVSGPNAGGKSVMLKTVGLLQLMLQAGMLVPTNDHSVMTIFRNIFVDIGDEQSIENDLSTYSSRLRNMRFFVDHADAKTLLLIDEFGSGTDPALGGAIAETILERLNKKFCYGIITTHYSNLKVFATDTDGIVNGAMAFDYRTLSPLYKLEMGKPGSSFAFELAQKSGLKKDIIEEAKRRVDAEYKEFDELLSRMRKEKQEIVEKERALAAKNAQMDIILADYAKLKEGLEKQKKEIILETKEKALTFLQEANRRFENKVKTWNENKEDKQLISKIKQDIEKDKEKLNKHVEILKDKLYYRDTDKPIVVGSYVRLRDGKEIGEVTELRKNAAIVQFDLLKTHVKRKQLIVVEPVETKEEKKAVSYYSSPQAKSEFDTNIDVRGMRREEALSVVESLIDQALVYSVDELKIIHGIGDGILRKAIRRMLKTYKQVLEVRDEEPQYGGQGVSIVALQ from the coding sequence ATGTCGCAGGAAAACAGAAGACGTAGCACCCCCACACGATTATATCCCAGAGAATTATATACCAAATTAGAGTTTGACAAAGTATTAGAATTGCTGACCGAAAAATGTTACAGTCCACTCGGCAAACAGTTGGTACAGAAAATTCGCATACAAAACGATGCCGAGAGAATCGAACGTTTACTTGCTCAGGTCTCGGATTTCAAACAACTCTTGATGGTAGAGGAAAAACCTTTTCCCTCACACAACTACCTCGACCTCAAAAAGGAAATAGACCTATTGAGGATCAACAACTCTGTATTGAATGAAGAACAACTGTTTCGCATCTTCAAAGTGCTGCAAACCGTGTTTGAAATATCACTCTATTTTGGCAGAGAAGGTGACGAAAAACGAGAGCGTTACCCCTCTTTGATGGCTATTCTGCAAGATCTCAATTTTCAGAAAGACCTACTGCATCAAATCAAAAACATCATTGATGAAAATGGCAAAATTCGCACCGATGCGTCCAAAGAATTACTCAACATTCGACGAGCCATTGATTCACAATATAGCGATTTGCAGAAAAAATTCAATGCGGTCATCAACGAATACAAAAAGAATAATTGGCTGGCTGACACAATTGAGAGTGTAAGAAATGGACGCAGGGTATTGGCTGTCAAAGCAGAACACAAACGTAAATTTAGAGGTATTGTTCACGATGAATCCAGCACGGGAAGCATTAGTTACATCGAACCCGATACTACACTTCAAATCAGTAATGCAATTGTAGAGCTACAACAAGCCGAAAAACGAGAAATTTACCGTATCCTTCAAGAACTGACCGAATTTATCCGTACCCACACTGAAGACCTCGAACACCACCAAAAACTGCTCGGAGTCTTAGACTTCATTAGGGCAAAGGGGCAATTGGCATGGGACATGAACGCCCATCAACCCCAAATTTCCAATACCAAAACCATTGAAATTTACAATGCCCGCCACCCGCTACTGTACCTCAAAAACAAAGTGGCCAAAAAAGAAACAGTTCCATTGAATTTTGAACTCTCATTGGCAAATCGAATCTTGGTAGTCAGTGGTCCTAATGCAGGAGGTAAGTCGGTGATGCTCAAAACCGTTGGTTTACTTCAATTAATGCTCCAAGCGGGAATGTTGGTGCCAACCAATGACCATTCGGTGATGACCATTTTCCGCAATATTTTTGTGGACATTGGCGATGAACAATCCATCGAAAACGACCTAAGTACCTACAGTTCCCGCCTCAGAAATATGCGTTTTTTTGTAGATCATGCCGATGCAAAAACCCTGTTGTTGATTGACGAATTTGGCTCGGGAACAGATCCTGCTTTGGGAGGAGCGATTGCAGAAACGATTTTGGAGCGACTGAACAAAAAGTTTTGTTACGGAATTATTACCACCCATTATTCCAATTTGAAGGTATTTGCCACAGATACGGATGGGATAGTGAATGGCGCAATGGCCTTTGACTACCGCACCCTCTCTCCTCTTTACAAATTGGAAATGGGCAAGCCAGGGAGTTCTTTTGCATTTGAGTTGGCCCAAAAAAGCGGCTTGAAAAAAGATATTATCGAAGAAGCCAAACGGAGGGTCGATGCGGAATACAAAGAGTTTGACGAATTGCTATCGAGAATGAGAAAAGAGAAACAAGAGATTGTGGAAAAGGAAAGGGCTTTGGCTGCAAAAAATGCTCAAATGGACATCATTTTGGCGGATTATGCCAAATTGAAGGAAGGTTTAGAGAAACAAAAGAAGGAGATTATTCTGGAAACAAAAGAAAAGGCATTGACCTTTTTGCAGGAAGCCAACCGCCGTTTTGAGAACAAGGTGAAAACGTGGAATGAAAATAAAGAAGACAAACAACTGATTAGCAAGATCAAACAGGATATTGAAAAAGACAAAGAAAAACTAAACAAACACGTCGAGATTCTCAAAGACAAACTCTATTACCGAGATACGGACAAACCAATTGTAGTGGGTTCGTATGTGCGATTGAGAGATGGAAAAGAGATTGGGGAAGTAACTGAACTACGAAAAAATGCGGCAATTGTGCAGTTTGACCTACTAAAAACCCATGTCAAACGCAAACAACTCATTGTAGTTGAACCTGTAGAAACCAAAGAGGAAAAGAAAGCTGTTTCTTATTACAGTTCGCCACAAGCCAAAAGTGAATTTGATACGAACATTGATGTGCGAGGAATGAGGCGAGAGGAAGCTTTGAGTGTTGTAGAAAGTCTTATTGACCAAGCCCTTGTGTACAGTGTCGATGAACTCAAAATCATTCATGGCATTGGTGATGGGATTCTCAGAAAGGCAATTAGACGAATGTTGAAGACTTACAAGCAGGTATTAGAAGTGCGAGACGAAGAACCACAATATGGCGGTCAAGGGGTAAGTATTGTGGCATTGCAGTAA
- a CDS encoding DUF6580 family putative transport protein: MDKKARQQKWFVLSAFVLLAALSRLLPHPPNFTPIGSMALFGAAYFSRKYLAFLVPILAFWVSDLVLNNVVYAEYFESFSWFSTDLMWSCVAMALIVVLGRFFLKKVSITTVLGSSLVASIVFFVFSNFGVWASGAMYSMDLGGLMAAFAAGIPFFGNTVVGNLFYSAVLFGGFEALKYQLPYLQKQVS; encoded by the coding sequence ATGGATAAAAAAGCAAGACAACAAAAATGGTTTGTGTTGAGTGCTTTCGTACTTTTGGCAGCTTTGAGCCGCCTACTTCCTCACCCTCCTAATTTTACCCCTATTGGGAGCATGGCACTTTTTGGAGCAGCCTATTTTTCTCGCAAATATCTGGCTTTTTTAGTGCCTATTTTGGCATTTTGGGTAAGTGATTTGGTGCTGAATAATGTGGTCTATGCCGAATATTTTGAATCTTTTTCGTGGTTTAGTACAGATTTGATGTGGAGTTGTGTGGCAATGGCTTTGATTGTTGTACTTGGTAGATTTTTTCTGAAAAAAGTATCTATAACCACGGTTTTGGGCAGTAGTTTGGTGGCTTCAATAGTATTTTTTGTGTTTTCCAATTTTGGTGTATGGGCTAGTGGCGCAATGTATTCAATGGATTTGGGTGGCTTGATGGCGGCTTTTGCGGCTGGTATTCCTTTCTTTGGCAATACCGTTGTGGGTAATTTGTTTTACTCCGCTGTCTTGTTCGGTGGTTTTGAAGCTTTGAAGTATCAATTACCTTATTTGCAGAAACAAGTTAGTTGA
- a CDS encoding class II aldolase/adducin family protein: MTPIDEGYIKYQIHWQPTATPASFCNEVAVLNYWRTEMYLRNWIGYDSKLKVGFGNISMRTPSKSGRFLISGTQTGHLSELTLQNYALVKDYNIAANELWCEGSTKASSESLTHAAIYELNDDYQSVIHIHCKEMWLQLLHKVPTISANIPYGTPEMAFEIQRLHLETDLAQTKIVAMAGHENGLIAFGKDLKQAANVFYCNATILTP, from the coding sequence ATGACTCCTATAGACGAAGGTTATATCAAGTATCAGATTCATTGGCAGCCTACTGCTACACCTGCTTCTTTCTGCAATGAAGTCGCTGTGCTCAATTATTGGAGAACAGAAATGTATCTTCGAAATTGGATAGGTTATGATTCCAAATTGAAGGTAGGATTTGGAAATATCAGTATGCGTACTCCTTCCAAATCAGGCAGGTTTCTAATCAGTGGCACACAAACAGGTCATCTTTCCGAACTGACACTTCAAAATTATGCTTTGGTGAAAGATTACAACATTGCAGCCAATGAACTCTGGTGCGAAGGTTCAACCAAGGCTTCTTCCGAATCGCTTACCCATGCTGCAATTTATGAATTGAACGATGATTATCAATCTGTCATCCATATTCACTGCAAAGAAATGTGGCTTCAACTCCTTCACAAAGTGCCAACAATATCCGCAAATATTCCTTATGGTACTCCCGAAATGGCTTTTGAAATCCAGCGGCTACATCTTGAAACGGATTTGGCTCAAACAAAAATCGTGGCAATGGCAGGACATGAAAACGGTTTGATTGCTTTTGGAAAAGACTTGAAGCAAGCGGCGAATGTTTTTTACTGCAATGCCACAATACTTACCCCTTGA
- a CDS encoding UvrD-helicase domain-containing protein has protein sequence MPLIIYKSSAGSGKTYTLVKEYVSLLIRRPYEFRNILAITFTNKATDEMKGRIIQALSLLADEKFEGLAKQLAKENPKINPSDIPKNAQIALQNILHSYSEFNVSTIDSFFQRVLRVFAKELKLPLRYEVEMDRTFVLDQITAHLMLDIGEIDGLTNWLEDFAFSQIEEDKGWNIERNIRELGNEIFKEEVWELLMIEDLKNDNEENIQNENANKNVKNSKNIRELRYKRLKKIINQLWEIKRGFEQKLQDWGKEAMDIIEGYGLKMNDFKAGTANFFENIQKGEYKRGATIEKIYQGNTDLWSNKTAAKKAIIDQAVNSSLQDILVEAIDYHDKNLTMYNSASEVLKNIYVYGILNDLKDKLRDYRTDNNMMLISDTNNLLNAAISDDDTPFVFEKAGVVFKHILIDEFQDTSDYQWANIKPLVINSLSDGNFSLAVGDIKQSIYRWRGGNMKLLMSGIKEALGAFIEDNSIQNLSHNWRSHKHVVAFNNAFFAAAVEVFTATMSIPEARQLSEAYATVKQDIQHEEGGLVKVEFLPSDGWKEEANERMLDTIAELQEEGKPLKNIAILVRTNLEGSDIAEVLAAANIKVISSESLLLKNSPKVMLLISILRYLSDHRNVIAKTEILVHWLQVKGKAHEIDHSIYTDHQIKASEDDKEKEMESLFRQLLPPRFHKDIADLVKKPLYELIELLIEVLHLNDKADAYIQRFQDLVLEHNSTKSADVNHFLNWWNDHEDSDKTSIIVPKGEDAITIITIHKAKGLEFPIVLMPYCDWSLTPKMNSIIWTASDQAPFDEMGPLPLKFSNKLQDSYFKEDYEKELLLTYIDNLNVLYVAFTRPVERLYIFTKEVKRGGSLSSVYQLLSMTLQSEGFEYNDHFDGATNSFLFPDSLEESTVEMDEKKEETNQVDILTTYLCNDYQDKITIRSDSDRFFLLFDNEKSDAIKMGQKIHSVLEKMVFANDLEKVMRQLQIQGILQANDLSTIRERIGMAFQNRKVQSWFSNEWEVLAERRLLRNRQIYIPDRVLAKGNEVIVIDYKTGQMEAKHKKQVNRYAQILQGMGYHVVEKYLLYVGDKMEIVVVN, from the coding sequence ATGCCCTTAATCATCTATAAATCATCGGCAGGTTCAGGTAAAACCTATACCCTTGTTAAAGAATATGTCAGTTTGCTGATTCGTCGCCCCTACGAATTTAGAAATATTTTGGCGATTACCTTCACCAACAAAGCTACCGATGAAATGAAGGGGCGCATCATTCAAGCTCTTTCTTTATTAGCAGACGAAAAATTTGAGGGATTGGCAAAACAATTGGCCAAAGAAAATCCAAAAATCAACCCTTCCGACATTCCTAAAAATGCTCAAATTGCCCTCCAAAACATCCTTCATAGCTATTCCGAATTCAATGTCAGTACGATAGATAGTTTTTTCCAAAGGGTTTTGCGGGTTTTTGCAAAAGAACTGAAACTACCGCTTCGGTATGAAGTCGAAATGGATAGGACTTTTGTATTGGATCAAATCACGGCACACCTCATGCTTGATATTGGTGAAATTGACGGTCTGACCAATTGGCTCGAAGATTTTGCTTTTTCCCAAATTGAAGAAGACAAAGGCTGGAACATTGAGCGAAATATTCGAGAATTGGGAAATGAGATTTTTAAAGAGGAGGTTTGGGAGTTGTTGATGATAGAAGACTTGAAGAATGATAATGAAGAGAATATACAGAATGAAAACGCCAATAAAAATGTAAAAAACTCTAAAAATATTCGAGAGTTGCGCTATAAAAGGTTGAAGAAAATCATCAATCAACTTTGGGAAATCAAAAGGGGTTTTGAGCAAAAATTGCAGGATTGGGGTAAGGAAGCTATGGATATTATTGAAGGATATGGTCTAAAAATGAATGATTTCAAAGCAGGAACTGCCAATTTCTTTGAGAATATCCAAAAAGGAGAGTACAAAAGGGGGGCAACTATAGAAAAGATCTATCAAGGAAATACAGATTTGTGGTCTAACAAAACGGCTGCAAAAAAAGCCATTATTGACCAAGCGGTGAATAGCAGTTTACAGGATATTTTGGTGGAAGCCATTGATTACCATGACAAAAACTTGACGATGTACAATTCGGCAAGTGAGGTATTGAAGAATATTTACGTTTATGGTATTTTGAACGATCTCAAAGATAAACTTAGAGACTATCGGACGGACAACAATATGATGTTGATTTCGGATACCAACAATTTGTTGAATGCTGCTATTTCGGATGATGATACGCCTTTTGTGTTTGAAAAAGCGGGTGTGGTTTTCAAGCATATTTTGATTGATGAATTTCAAGATACCTCTGACTATCAGTGGGCAAATATCAAGCCTTTGGTCATCAACTCACTTTCTGATGGCAATTTTTCGTTGGCAGTCGGTGATATCAAACAGAGTATCTACCGTTGGCGAGGCGGCAATATGAAACTTTTAATGTCGGGTATCAAAGAAGCCTTGGGGGCATTTATTGAAGATAATTCTATTCAGAATCTGTCACATAATTGGCGCAGTCACAAGCATGTAGTAGCGTTTAACAATGCTTTTTTTGCAGCAGCCGTTGAAGTGTTTACCGCTACGATGAGTATTCCCGAAGCACGTCAACTATCTGAAGCTTATGCCACCGTCAAACAGGACATTCAGCACGAAGAAGGAGGTTTGGTCAAAGTAGAATTTTTGCCTTCTGATGGTTGGAAAGAGGAGGCGAATGAGCGCATGTTGGACACCATTGCAGAACTGCAAGAGGAAGGTAAACCATTGAAGAACATTGCTATTTTGGTGCGAACCAACTTGGAGGGCAGCGATATTGCAGAAGTATTAGCGGCGGCAAATATCAAGGTGATTTCTTCGGAGTCTTTGTTGTTGAAAAATTCACCTAAAGTGATGTTGCTAATCAGCATTTTGCGCTATTTGAGCGACCACAGAAACGTGATTGCCAAAACCGAAATTTTGGTGCATTGGTTACAAGTGAAGGGAAAAGCCCACGAAATTGACCACAGTATTTATACAGACCATCAAATCAAAGCTTCGGAAGATGACAAAGAGAAGGAGATGGAAAGTCTTTTTCGGCAATTGCTGCCTCCTCGTTTCCACAAAGATATTGCAGATTTGGTGAAAAAACCGCTGTATGAACTCATCGAGTTACTCATTGAAGTTTTGCACCTCAACGACAAAGCAGATGCCTATATCCAACGTTTTCAGGACTTGGTGTTGGAACACAACAGTACCAAAAGTGCGGATGTGAATCATTTTTTGAATTGGTGGAACGACCATGAGGATAGTGATAAGACTTCGATTATTGTACCGAAAGGCGAGGATGCAATCACCATTATCACCATTCACAAGGCCAAAGGTTTGGAGTTTCCGATTGTGTTGATGCCTTATTGTGATTGGTCTTTGACACCCAAAATGAATTCCATTATCTGGACAGCAAGCGACCAAGCACCTTTTGACGAAATGGGTCCTTTGCCTTTGAAATTCAGCAACAAATTGCAGGATTCTTACTTCAAAGAAGACTATGAAAAAGAGTTGTTACTTACCTACATTGACAACCTCAATGTGCTGTATGTGGCGTTTACCCGACCCGTCGAACGGTTGTATATTTTCACCAAAGAGGTAAAAAGAGGTGGAAGTTTGAGTAGCGTGTATCAATTGTTGTCCATGACTCTGCAAAGTGAAGGTTTTGAATACAATGACCATTTTGACGGTGCTACCAATTCCTTTCTTTTTCCAGATTCTCTCGAAGAAAGTACCGTAGAGATGGATGAAAAGAAAGAAGAAACCAATCAGGTGGATATTTTGACGACTTATCTCTGCAATGATTACCAAGACAAAATCACTATTCGCTCAGATTCTGACCGTTTTTTCTTGCTATTTGACAACGAAAAATCAGATGCCATCAAAATGGGTCAGAAAATCCATAGTGTTTTGGAGAAAATGGTCTTTGCCAATGATTTGGAGAAAGTGATGCGTCAACTGCAAATTCAAGGGATTTTGCAGGCCAACGACTTGTCAACGATTCGAGAACGCATCGGAATGGCTTTTCAAAATAGAAAAGTACAAAGTTGGTTTTCAAACGAATGGGAGGTTTTGGCAGAGCGTCGTTTGCTCCGAAACCGTCAAATTTACATTCCTGACCGTGTGTTGGCGAAAGGCAATGAGGTAATCGTGATTGACTACAAAACGGGACAGATGGAAGCCAAACACAAAAAACAGGTGAACCGCTATGCTCAGATTTTGCAGGGTATGGGTTATCACGTTGTGGAGAAATACTTGTTGTATGTGGGCGATAAAATGGAGATTGTGGTAGTGAATTAA